Proteins found in one Labeo rohita strain BAU-BD-2019 chromosome 11, IGBB_LRoh.1.0, whole genome shotgun sequence genomic segment:
- the rps15 gene encoding 40S ribosomal protein S15 has translation MADVEQKKKRTFRKFTYRGVDLDQLLDMSYEQLMQLYCARQRRRLNRGLRRKQQSLLKRLRKAKKEAPPMEKPEVVKTHLRDMVILPEMVGSMVGVYNGKTFNQVEIKPEMIGHYLGEFSITYKPVKHGRPGIGATHSSRFIPLK, from the exons ATG GCGGACGTTGAGCAGAAGAAGAAACGTACTTTCAGGAAATTCACCTACAGAGGTGTGGACCTGGACCAGCTGCTGGACATGTCCTA TGAGCAGCTGATGCAGCTGTACTGTGCCAGACAGAGGAGGAGGCTGAACCGCGGCCTCAGGAGGAAGCAGCAGTCTCTCCTCAAGCGCCTCCGCAAGGCTAAGAAGGAGGCACCTCCTATGGAGAAACCGGAGGTGGTGAAGACTCACCTGAGAGACATGGTCATCCTGCCGGAGATGGTTGGCTCCATGGTCGGCGTGTACAACGGCAAGACCTTCAACCAGGTTGAAATCAAG CCTGAGATGATTGGTCATTACCTTGGAGAGTTCTCCATCACATACAAGCCTGTCAAACACGGTCGTCCTGGTATTGGAGCCACTCATTCTTCCCGCTTCATTCCTCTGAAGTAA
- the abhd8b gene encoding protein ABHD8 isoform X2, with protein sequence MLTSFVDGIFCCFTGKSTNVVVPIESSEPTDGFEFVEVKPGRVLRVRHIIPDRPVVEEPGTGEGGTVSCKRKISVYRNGQLLIENVNEATHPELVRYQNGDSTVDTDVSNCEAPSAVQAAEPTPGSAAEGQATDTEPAPQQDLQQVQRRRRKPKRSIVIDCERKITCCKGTHPDVALFFIHGVGGSLDIWGSQLDYFSQLGYEVIAPDMAGHGASSAPQIPAAYTFYALAEDVRIIFKRYAKRRNILVGHSYGVSFCTFLAHEYPEQVHKVVMINGGGPTALEPSLCSVFNLPTCVLNFLSPCLTWSFLMAGFAHQGTREKKLLKENNAFNVSSFVLRSMMSGQYWPEGDEVYHAEITVPVLLVHGMYDKFVPVQEDQRMAEILLLGFLKIIDDGSHMVMMECPDVVNTLLHEFFLWQPATTSKPKQESAPTKTTTKPPEDTARPKTAPKSPSKSQPDLIRPTTAPKSINTGTEAPVDIRSKGMK encoded by the exons ATGCTCACCAGCTTTGTGGATGGAATATTCTGTTGCTTTACAGGGAAGTCTACTAATGTTGTGGTCCCTATTGAGTCCTCCGAGCCCACCGATGGTTTTGAATTTGTTGAGGTGAAGCCAGGAAGGGTTCTGAGAGTTCGACATATTATCCCAGATAGGCCAGTGGTAGAGGAGCCAGGGACTGGGGAAGGGGGTACGGTGAGCTGCAAGCGCAAAATCTCAGTGTACCGAAACGGACAACTTCTGATTGAGAACGTCAACGAAGCCACCCATCCAGAGCTGGTCCGCTATCAGAATGGAGACAGCACTGTGGATACGGATGTTTCCAACTGTGAGGCTCCTTCAGCAGTCCAGGCTGCTGAACCAACACCGGGTTCGGCGGCCGAAGGACAAGCTACGGATACCGAACCTGCACCGCAGCAGGATCTGCAGCAAGTGCAGCGCAGGCGGCGCAAACCCAAGCGCTCAATTGTGATTGACTGTGAGCGGAAGATCACGTGCTGCAAAGGTACTCACCCTGACGTGGCCTTGTTTTTCATACATGGAGTTGGGGGGTCGTTGGATATCTGGGGAAGCCAACTGGACTATTTCTCCCAACTTGGTTACGAGGTCATCGCCCCAGACATGGCCGGCCATGGTGCGAGTTCAGCTCCTCAGATTCCTGCTGCCTACACTTTTTATGCTCTGGCTGAGGATGTTAGAATCATCTTCAAGAGATATGCAAAGAGGCGAAATATTTTAGTAGGACACTCTTATGG TGTCTCGTTTTGTACCTTCCTGGCTCATGAGTATCCGGAACAAGTTCATAAAGTTGTGATGATTAACGGTGGAGGTCCTACAGCACTCGAGCCCAGTCTCTGCTCTGTCTTCAACTTGCCCACGTGTGTCCTTAATTTCCTGTCCCCGTGCCTCACCTGGAGCTTTCTCAT gGCTGGATTTGCCCATCAGGGAACAAGAGAAAAGAAACTACTAAAAGAGAACAATGCCTTCAACGTGTCTTCCTTTGTTCTGCGGTCCATGATGAGTGGACAGTACTGGCCAGAGGGCGATGAGGTTTACCATGCTGAAATCACAGTGCCTGTTCTGCTGGTTCACGGCATGTATGACAAGTTTGTACCAGTACAAGAGGACCAGCGTATGGCAGAG ATCCTCTTGCTGGGGTTCCTGAAGATCATTGATGACGGAAGCCACATGGTCATGATGGAGTGCCCGGATGTAGTTAACACTCTCTTACACGAATTCTTCCTGTGGCAGCCAGCAACCACCTCAAAACCCAAACAAGAATCAGCCCCCACAAAGACCACCACCAAACCTCCAGAGGACACAGCGAGACCCAAAACCGCCCCTAAGTCACCATCCAAATCTCAGCCAGACTTGATAAGACCAACAACTGCCCCAAAAAGCATCAATACTGGGACAGAGGCTCCAGTGGACATCAGATCTAAGGGCATGAAATAG
- the abhd8b gene encoding protein ABHD8 isoform X1 — translation MYESTKSLRTHMCFLFSQVFTMLTSFVDGIFCCFTGKSTNVVVPIESSEPTDGFEFVEVKPGRVLRVRHIIPDRPVVEEPGTGEGGTVSCKRKISVYRNGQLLIENVNEATHPELVRYQNGDSTVDTDVSNCEAPSAVQAAEPTPGSAAEGQATDTEPAPQQDLQQVQRRRRKPKRSIVIDCERKITCCKGTHPDVALFFIHGVGGSLDIWGSQLDYFSQLGYEVIAPDMAGHGASSAPQIPAAYTFYALAEDVRIIFKRYAKRRNILVGHSYGVSFCTFLAHEYPEQVHKVVMINGGGPTALEPSLCSVFNLPTCVLNFLSPCLTWSFLMAGFAHQGTREKKLLKENNAFNVSSFVLRSMMSGQYWPEGDEVYHAEITVPVLLVHGMYDKFVPVQEDQRMAEILLLGFLKIIDDGSHMVMMECPDVVNTLLHEFFLWQPATTSKPKQESAPTKTTTKPPEDTARPKTAPKSPSKSQPDLIRPTTAPKSINTGTEAPVDIRSKGMK, via the exons ATGTACGAAAGCACCAAATCTTTGAGAACCCACATGTGCTTCTTATTTTCCCAGGTGTTCACCATGCTCACCAGCTTTGTGGATGGAATATTCTGTTGCTTTACAGGGAAGTCTACTAATGTTGTGGTCCCTATTGAGTCCTCCGAGCCCACCGATGGTTTTGAATTTGTTGAGGTGAAGCCAGGAAGGGTTCTGAGAGTTCGACATATTATCCCAGATAGGCCAGTGGTAGAGGAGCCAGGGACTGGGGAAGGGGGTACGGTGAGCTGCAAGCGCAAAATCTCAGTGTACCGAAACGGACAACTTCTGATTGAGAACGTCAACGAAGCCACCCATCCAGAGCTGGTCCGCTATCAGAATGGAGACAGCACTGTGGATACGGATGTTTCCAACTGTGAGGCTCCTTCAGCAGTCCAGGCTGCTGAACCAACACCGGGTTCGGCGGCCGAAGGACAAGCTACGGATACCGAACCTGCACCGCAGCAGGATCTGCAGCAAGTGCAGCGCAGGCGGCGCAAACCCAAGCGCTCAATTGTGATTGACTGTGAGCGGAAGATCACGTGCTGCAAAGGTACTCACCCTGACGTGGCCTTGTTTTTCATACATGGAGTTGGGGGGTCGTTGGATATCTGGGGAAGCCAACTGGACTATTTCTCCCAACTTGGTTACGAGGTCATCGCCCCAGACATGGCCGGCCATGGTGCGAGTTCAGCTCCTCAGATTCCTGCTGCCTACACTTTTTATGCTCTGGCTGAGGATGTTAGAATCATCTTCAAGAGATATGCAAAGAGGCGAAATATTTTAGTAGGACACTCTTATGG TGTCTCGTTTTGTACCTTCCTGGCTCATGAGTATCCGGAACAAGTTCATAAAGTTGTGATGATTAACGGTGGAGGTCCTACAGCACTCGAGCCCAGTCTCTGCTCTGTCTTCAACTTGCCCACGTGTGTCCTTAATTTCCTGTCCCCGTGCCTCACCTGGAGCTTTCTCAT gGCTGGATTTGCCCATCAGGGAACAAGAGAAAAGAAACTACTAAAAGAGAACAATGCCTTCAACGTGTCTTCCTTTGTTCTGCGGTCCATGATGAGTGGACAGTACTGGCCAGAGGGCGATGAGGTTTACCATGCTGAAATCACAGTGCCTGTTCTGCTGGTTCACGGCATGTATGACAAGTTTGTACCAGTACAAGAGGACCAGCGTATGGCAGAG ATCCTCTTGCTGGGGTTCCTGAAGATCATTGATGACGGAAGCCACATGGTCATGATGGAGTGCCCGGATGTAGTTAACACTCTCTTACACGAATTCTTCCTGTGGCAGCCAGCAACCACCTCAAAACCCAAACAAGAATCAGCCCCCACAAAGACCACCACCAAACCTCCAGAGGACACAGCGAGACCCAAAACCGCCCCTAAGTCACCATCCAAATCTCAGCCAGACTTGATAAGACCAACAACTGCCCCAAAAAGCATCAATACTGGGACAGAGGCTCCAGTGGACATCAGATCTAAGGGCATGAAATAG
- the dda1 gene encoding DET1- and DDB1-associated protein 1: MDKADFLKGLPVYNKTNFSRFHADSVCKASNRRPSVYLPTREYPSEQIIVTEKTNILLRYLHQQWDKKNAAKKREQEQAEGEGGSPAPPRKIARTDSQEMNEDS; this comes from the exons GCAGATTTCCTGAAAGGCCTACCTGTGTATAACAAGACAAACTTCAGCAGATTTCACGCGGACTCTGTATGTAAAGCATCG AACAGAAGGCCATCAGTGTATCTGCCTACACGAGAGTATCCCTCCGAACAGA TCATCGTCACAGAGAAGACAAACATCCTTTTGCGTTATCTTCATCAACAGTGGGACAAAAAG AATGCAGCTAAAAAGCGAGAGCAGGAGCAGGCAGAAGGGGAGGGCGGCAGTCCAGCACCTCCCCGCAAAATCGCCCGGACAGACAGCCAGGAGATGAACGAGGACTCATAG